A window of Caldicellulosiruptoraceae bacterium PP1 contains these coding sequences:
- a CDS encoding ABC transporter substrate-binding protein: protein MHLKKRLLIMVVVIALASFLTVNVFSATVMTQSDLKFDPNKYKGKEITVWQWWPEGTTSDIKELPTPKQARENFEKLTGAKVKIVYVTWNDYQSKLIPTIMAGKGADIIWGGDDYKPTWMYKKLLMPLDKYINFKDKKFMASVTWDKLVLDTMTWKNQHYAVGSAGLLRNRLYYNKEMFELNGLEDPLELYKKGKWTWQKFWQLGQELTQDTNGDGKIDVWGYISWWRDQWLTSNGVEIVKYVGGKPKLILDSPKAVRAFQAASDTINKYKIEPTVWWDPDPQQQFLNGKSAMDYWGDWDMASFRDKMGKKLGVVPFPKGPDLVGKKAADTANLTVQMMASSCKYPELAGWYLMYNGLRNRADEDSLWEKYYEGLYGGKAIYNVIKDASKYQSTYPTAGLGSDVSNLINNIWNSSNPAKEIKAQAPKIQAALDKLFK, encoded by the coding sequence ATGCATTTGAAAAAAAGACTTTTGATTATGGTTGTTGTTATTGCTTTAGCGTCATTTTTAACTGTTAATGTATTTTCAGCAACAGTTATGACACAGTCAGATCTTAAATTTGACCCAAATAAATATAAGGGCAAAGAAATTACTGTATGGCAATGGTGGCCAGAAGGGACAACATCAGATATTAAAGAGTTACCTACACCAAAGCAAGCACGCGAAAATTTTGAAAAATTAACAGGTGCAAAAGTAAAAATAGTTTATGTTACTTGGAACGATTATCAAAGCAAACTAATACCAACAATTATGGCTGGTAAAGGTGCTGACATAATTTGGGGTGGAGATGACTATAAACCAACTTGGATGTACAAAAAATTATTAATGCCACTTGATAAATATATAAACTTCAAAGATAAAAAGTTTATGGCAAGTGTTACATGGGATAAACTTGTTTTAGATACAATGACTTGGAAGAACCAACATTATGCTGTAGGTTCTGCTGGACTTCTTAGAAACAGACTTTATTATAATAAAGAAATGTTTGAGTTAAATGGTCTTGAAGATCCATTAGAGCTTTACAAAAAAGGTAAATGGACATGGCAAAAATTCTGGCAATTAGGCCAAGAATTAACTCAAGATACAAATGGCGATGGCAAGATTGATGTATGGGGTTATATCTCCTGGTGGAGAGACCAATGGTTAACATCAAACGGTGTTGAAATTGTAAAATATGTTGGTGGAAAACCAAAACTAATACTTGATAGTCCAAAAGCAGTTAGAGCTTTCCAAGCTGCAAGTGATACAATTAATAAATATAAGATAGAACCAACTGTATGGTGGGATCCAGATCCACAACAACAATTCCTAAATGGAAAATCAGCTATGGACTACTGGGGAGACTGGGATATGGCAAGCTTTAGAGATAAGATGGGTAAAAAACTTGGTGTTGTTCCATTCCCTAAAGGTCCAGATCTAGTTGGTAAGAAGGCTGCTGATACAGCAAACTTAACAGTACAAATGATGGCTTCATCATGTAAATATCCAGAACTTGCTGGTTGGTATTTAATGTATAATGGCCTCAGAAATAGAGCAGATGAAGATTCATTGTGGGAAAAATATTATGAAGGACTATATGGTGGAAAAGCAATATACAATGTAATAAAAGATGCATCTAAATATCAATCAACCTACCCAACAGCAGGTCTTGGTAGTGATGTTTCCAACTTAATAAATAATATTTGGAACTCAAGCAATCCTGCAAAAGAAATAAAAGCACAAGCACCAAAGATTCAAGCTGCTTTAGATAAATTATTTAAATAA
- a CDS encoding extracellular solute-binding protein, with translation MKKRISVTAILIVFLLQTIFQFSFSEKTFAQTQTQDKTFLFEQIKKENSYESFLNKYSKTAQPKKEYIINGANYLNFEGEGFKKLENFEGTNEPVILTGDSGFIEWEVNIEEEGLYNISIKYFPIEGKSSSIEREILIDGERQFNEARNIKFERVWRNAGEVRKDNRGNEIRPIQEESPMWIEKAVRDSEGLYPEPFKFYFTKGKHTIRLISVREPMVIQYIKIHNLEPLKSYNEIEKEYKQRGYKEVKNVSIKVQGESAYIKSEPTLYPISDRTNPLNEPYDVSEIRLNIIGGYNWRKPEQWIEWKINAPQDGLYKIGLKFRQNTVMGLPTLRSLYIDGQIPFKEAGNIKFPYDTNWQYKVIGQSDDKPYLFYLTAGEHTLRLETCYNDFAYIIRNVQQSAIDLSQLYTKIVMITGTNPDYYRDYQLDIRIPELIPTLKENAKILRQQVNEIVKVGGKKVNEASQIETIAIQLESLAEKPETIHQRLSKFRDNLSSLATWTLTIKEQPLDIDYFIISSKDAKNPIVRPNILIKTTDFFKKFFLSFIKNYNMIGNVYDKEKAVSVWVLLGRDQAETLKALIDSDFTPKTGIPVNLNIITNESVLLFAVSGQQDPPDVAINVSRGLPVDYGIRGALVDLSKLPGYKDVEKNFMQTAVVPYSYAGKVYGLPMTQDFPMMFYRKDILSKLKIDIPQTWEELYNAIAMLQQNNLQFGPGYGTSFDLFNMLLLQNGGKYYSDDAKKCLLDTPIGIKIFTQWTNLYTQYGVTRWYDFYSRFRTGELPLGIVNYTMYNQLSVAAPEISGLWGIAPVPGVKQPDGTIKRTVSGNGTAVVIFNQTKKLNSAWEFTKWWLSADTQARYGRELEALLGPAARYNTANYVAASYLPWPSSDYKVLKEQWKNVNEIPNIPGSYYTGRHLDNAFREVLDNNELPREAITKYVKEINKEIKKKREEFGFPVD, from the coding sequence ATGAAAAAAAGGATATCTGTAACTGCAATATTAATTGTTTTTCTATTGCAAACCATTTTCCAATTTAGCTTTTCTGAAAAAACATTTGCTCAAACTCAAACACAAGATAAAACGTTCCTTTTTGAGCAAATTAAAAAAGAGAATAGCTATGAGAGTTTTTTAAATAAGTATTCAAAAACTGCTCAGCCAAAAAAAGAATATATAATTAATGGAGCTAATTATTTAAACTTTGAGGGGGAAGGTTTTAAGAAATTAGAAAATTTTGAGGGGACAAATGAACCAGTTATATTAACAGGTGATTCTGGATTTATTGAATGGGAGGTAAATATAGAAGAAGAAGGACTTTATAATATTTCAATAAAATACTTTCCAATAGAAGGGAAAAGTTCAAGTATTGAAAGAGAAATTTTAATTGATGGGGAAAGACAGTTTAACGAAGCAAGAAATATCAAGTTTGAAAGGGTATGGCGTAATGCTGGAGAAGTAAGGAAGGATAATAGAGGAAATGAAATTAGGCCAATTCAAGAAGAAAGCCCTATGTGGATTGAAAAAGCAGTAAGGGATTCAGAAGGATTATACCCAGAACCATTTAAGTTTTACTTTACAAAAGGTAAACATACGATAAGGTTGATATCTGTTAGAGAACCAATGGTAATTCAATATATTAAAATTCATAATCTCGAACCTCTTAAAAGCTATAATGAAATTGAAAAAGAATATAAACAAAGAGGATATAAAGAAGTAAAAAATGTTTCTATTAAAGTTCAAGGTGAAAGTGCTTATATAAAATCAGAACCTACACTTTATCCAATATCTGATAGAACAAATCCATTAAATGAACCTTATGACGTTTCTGAAATAAGGCTTAATATTATTGGTGGTTATAACTGGAGAAAACCAGAACAGTGGATTGAGTGGAAGATAAATGCACCTCAAGATGGGCTATATAAAATTGGGCTAAAATTTAGACAAAACACTGTAATGGGTTTACCGACATTACGTTCATTATACATAGATGGACAAATTCCATTTAAAGAAGCTGGTAATATTAAATTTCCATATGATACAAATTGGCAATATAAAGTTATAGGTCAAAGTGATGACAAACCATATTTATTCTATCTTACAGCAGGAGAGCATACTCTTAGGCTAGAAACATGTTACAACGATTTTGCTTATATTATCAGAAATGTTCAGCAATCTGCTATAGATTTATCACAGCTTTATACAAAAATTGTTATGATAACAGGTACTAATCCAGATTACTATAGAGATTATCAACTTGATATTCGTATTCCTGAATTAATACCTACATTAAAAGAAAATGCAAAGATTTTAAGACAACAAGTAAATGAAATAGTAAAAGTTGGTGGGAAAAAGGTAAATGAAGCTTCACAGATAGAAACCATTGCTATACAGCTTGAAAGCTTAGCTGAAAAACCGGAAACAATTCATCAAAGGCTATCAAAGTTTAGAGATAATTTATCAAGCTTAGCAACATGGACATTAACAATTAAGGAACAACCACTTGATATAGACTATTTTATTATTTCTTCTAAAGATGCTAAAAACCCTATTGTAAGACCAAATATATTGATTAAAACAACTGACTTTTTCAAAAAATTCTTCTTATCATTTATAAAGAATTACAACATGATAGGTAATGTTTATGATAAAGAAAAGGCAGTTAGTGTATGGGTATTATTAGGAAGGGACCAAGCTGAAACTTTAAAAGCATTAATTGATAGCGACTTTACACCAAAAACAGGAATACCTGTTAATCTAAATATTATTACTAATGAAAGTGTTCTACTGTTTGCTGTTTCAGGGCAACAAGATCCACCTGATGTTGCAATAAATGTTTCAAGAGGATTACCAGTTGATTATGGTATTAGAGGTGCTTTAGTCGATTTGTCTAAATTGCCAGGTTATAAAGACGTTGAGAAAAACTTTATGCAAACTGCCGTTGTTCCATATTCATATGCAGGTAAAGTATATGGATTACCAATGACTCAGGACTTTCCAATGATGTTTTACAGAAAGGATATCCTCAGTAAATTAAAAATAGATATACCTCAAACATGGGAAGAACTTTACAATGCAATTGCAATGCTTCAACAAAATAATCTACAATTTGGACCTGGATATGGAACAAGTTTTGATTTGTTTAATATGCTTTTACTTCAAAATGGTGGAAAATATTATAGCGATGATGCTAAAAAATGCTTATTAGATACCCCAATAGGAATAAAGATATTTACTCAATGGACTAATTTATATACACAATATGGTGTAACAAGATGGTATGACTTTTACTCAAGATTTAGAACAGGTGAATTGCCTTTAGGTATTGTTAACTATACTATGTATAATCAATTATCTGTAGCAGCCCCTGAAATAAGTGGTCTTTGGGGAATAGCTCCAGTGCCTGGTGTTAAGCAACCTGATGGCACTATTAAAAGAACTGTTTCTGGAAATGGAACAGCAGTTGTTATTTTTAATCAAACTAAAAAGTTAAATAGTGCATGGGAATTTACAAAGTGGTGGCTAAGTGCTGATACACAGGCACGTTATGGTAGAGAACTTGAAGCACTTTTAGGGCCTGCAGCAAGATATAATACTGCAAACTATGTTGCAGCAAGTTATTTGCCTTGGCCTTCAAGTGACTATAAAGTATTAAAAGAACAGTGGAAGAATGTAAATGAAATACCTAATATACCTGGTTCTTATTATACAGGTAGGCATCTTGATAATGCATTTAGAGAGGTTCTTGATAATAATGAACTTCCTAGAGAAGCAATAACAAAATATGTAAAAGAAATAAATAAGGAAATCAAAAAGAAACGTGAAGAATTTGGTTTTCCTGTTGATTAA
- a CDS encoding carbohydrate ABC transporter permease, protein MDSERKRYGSFYETLQEMKKNKSLYYMMAPFMILFLFFTVIPVIAGMYLSFTYYNIIQPPKFIGWSNYIRLFLDDDVFLIAVKNTFKFALITGPLSYFACLIFAWLINELKPRTRALATLLFYAPSLSGSVYFIWQYIFSPDMYGLMNGFLMRLGIIKEPNLWLSDPNLNLTVIMIIQLWMSLGTSFLTFIAGLQNVDIALKESGAIDGIRNRWQELWYIILPSIKPQLILGAVLQVVNSFAVSDICAQLAGFPSPLYSAHTIVLHMVDYGSIRYEMGYASAIAVILFFTTIIINQIIRKLIKPE, encoded by the coding sequence ATGGATTCAGAAAGAAAAAGATATGGAAGTTTTTATGAAACATTGCAAGAAATGAAAAAAAACAAATCTTTATATTATATGATGGCTCCTTTTATGATTTTATTCTTATTTTTCACTGTAATTCCTGTAATTGCAGGTATGTACCTTAGTTTTACCTATTATAATATTATACAACCACCTAAATTTATTGGTTGGTCAAACTATATAAGGCTTTTCCTTGATGATGATGTATTTTTGATTGCAGTGAAAAATACATTTAAATTTGCTTTGATTACAGGCCCATTAAGCTATTTTGCTTGCTTAATATTTGCTTGGTTAATAAATGAATTAAAACCAAGAACAAGAGCGTTAGCAACATTACTTTTCTATGCTCCATCATTATCAGGAAGTGTTTATTTCATATGGCAATATATATTTTCACCTGATATGTATGGACTAATGAATGGATTTTTAATGAGATTAGGTATAATCAAAGAACCAAATTTATGGCTATCCGATCCTAACCTAAATCTTACTGTTATTATGATAATACAGTTGTGGATGAGCCTTGGAACCAGCTTTTTAACATTTATTGCTGGTCTACAAAATGTTGATATAGCACTTAAAGAATCAGGGGCAATAGATGGAATCAGAAATAGATGGCAAGAATTATGGTATATAATTTTACCTTCAATTAAACCACAGCTTATATTAGGTGCAGTTTTACAGGTTGTTAACTCATTTGCAGTTAGTGATATTTGTGCTCAACTTGCAGGGTTTCCAAGCCCTCTATATTCAGCCCATACAATAGTTTTGCACATGGTTGACTATGGTAGCATCAGATATGAAATGGGTTATGCTTCAGCAATAGCAGTTATATTATTCTTTACTACAATAATAATTAACCAAATAATCAGAAAATTAATAAAACCTGAATAA
- a CDS encoding carbohydrate ABC transporter permease: MGIKSYRSTWGNIFITVILALIAVFMALPLLYAILTAFKPLDELFIYPPRFFVRRPTLKNFTDLFYLMSNSFVPFSRYLFNSIFVTVVGTFSYVVIASMAAYPLAKFRFPGSRTMDQLIILSLMFSGYVTNIPKFIVLSKLHLLNSYFALLLPMLSGTFGLFLMRQFMVQIPDSYIESARIDGASDLRIWWHVVMPNVKPAWLTLTLFAFRDFWNDTNSPALYIHDEALKTFPLALSYVNSGGIARAGAAAAAALIMMLPSLIIFIVTQSNVVETMKSAGIKE; this comes from the coding sequence ATGGGTATTAAAAGTTATAGATCAACATGGGGGAATATTTTCATTACTGTAATATTAGCTCTTATTGCTGTTTTTATGGCATTACCACTTCTATATGCCATACTTACAGCATTCAAACCTTTAGATGAGTTATTTATATATCCACCACGATTTTTTGTTCGAAGACCAACTCTTAAAAACTTTACTGATTTATTTTATTTAATGAGTAATTCATTTGTCCCATTTAGTAGATACTTATTTAATAGTATTTTTGTAACTGTTGTAGGCACTTTTTCATATGTTGTTATTGCTTCAATGGCAGCATATCCGCTTGCTAAATTTAGATTTCCTGGGAGCAGAACCATGGATCAGTTAATAATTCTGTCACTTATGTTTTCAGGTTATGTAACTAATATACCAAAATTTATAGTTTTATCGAAATTACATTTATTAAATTCGTATTTTGCATTACTACTTCCAATGCTTAGCGGAACATTTGGGTTGTTTTTGATGAGACAATTTATGGTCCAGATACCTGATTCTTATATAGAATCTGCCAGAATAGATGGAGCATCTGACTTACGAATATGGTGGCATGTTGTTATGCCAAACGTAAAGCCTGCATGGCTTACATTAACATTGTTTGCTTTTAGAGATTTCTGGAATGATACAAACTCACCTGCCCTTTATATACATGATGAGGCACTAAAAACATTTCCTCTTGCACTATCCTATGTAAATTCAGGTGGTATTGCAAGAGCTGGTGCAGCAGCTGCTGCAGCACTTATTATGATGTTACCATCATTAATCATATTTATTGTTACACAAAGCAATGTTGTTGAAACAATGAAATCAGCCGGTATTAAAGAGTAA
- a CDS encoding YIP1 family protein, with amino-acid sequence MSFFKKLSIVLAILILFSVNVVFAEVPYNTYNYDDNLRAVPSPAGYLPEKVLTYTEMELPDNLNTPSDLSFDKNGKLYILDGGNNRIVVLNEQLKFDRIISKFNVEGKDETFNNPKGIFINDNGDIYVADTGNARIVILDNQGNLKQIVGKPVADIIPKDFAYKPLKVAVDKLGRIFVVAEGVVEGLLQFNPKGEFERYFGSNKVSPNYFEMFIRQFLNRQQRAQRILILPVEYRNVAIDKEGFLYACARGTYDQIKRLNALGDNIIKREGRIGDRYGDLYYNSSNPVVTDFADLAIDESNTLYALDNAHGRVYVYSALGDLLFIVGGISNQKGNSLDAVAIDIWKGKFYVLDESKGIITVYKPTDFGELVFYANSFYMQGKYAESAKPWQEVLKRDAHFDLAYIGLGNAYMKEGKFKEAMKCFKTAYYAKGYSKALKEYRAEFLRKNFAFIMNLLIILILLYFIVRKVLRSKNISIKEILDAKIRQNEVLRDLFFVFYIMIHPFDGFWELKRERKKSGIASVIILILLCIVTVFKVQLTNFLYNPFKPENINIASQIFSIVGPICAWVVLNWAVTTLFEGKGTMKDIWVTTVYSLFPLVLFYIPQIFLSHVFTLEESAYYSIIGTVGVIWTLLMMFAGFMTIHDYTPSKTIGTAALSIVGILFVMFIGMVFFNTIQQFGKFIQTSYLELKYMFQ; translated from the coding sequence ATGAGTTTTTTTAAAAAACTTAGTATTGTCTTGGCAATATTAATCTTGTTTAGCGTAAATGTTGTATTTGCAGAGGTGCCATATAATACCTATAACTATGATGATAATTTAAGAGCTGTTCCATCTCCTGCAGGTTATTTACCTGAAAAGGTTTTGACATATACTGAAATGGAACTACCTGACAATTTAAATACTCCAAGTGATTTATCATTTGATAAAAATGGAAAGCTATACATTCTTGATGGAGGTAATAATAGGATTGTTGTTTTAAATGAACAACTTAAATTTGATAGAATTATTTCTAAGTTTAATGTTGAAGGCAAAGATGAAACTTTTAATAATCCAAAAGGTATATTTATTAATGATAATGGAGATATATATGTAGCTGATACAGGTAATGCAAGAATAGTTATTTTAGATAATCAAGGAAATTTAAAGCAAATTGTAGGAAAACCTGTTGCAGATATAATTCCAAAGGATTTTGCTTATAAGCCATTAAAGGTTGCAGTAGATAAATTAGGAAGAATATTTGTAGTTGCAGAAGGTGTTGTTGAAGGTTTACTACAATTTAATCCAAAGGGTGAATTTGAAAGATATTTTGGTAGTAACAAAGTTTCACCAAATTATTTTGAAATGTTTATAAGACAGTTCTTGAATAGACAGCAAAGAGCACAAAGAATACTTATATTACCAGTAGAATATAGAAATGTTGCAATTGATAAAGAAGGATTTCTATATGCATGTGCTAGAGGTACATATGATCAGATTAAAAGGCTTAATGCTTTAGGTGATAATATTATCAAAAGAGAAGGAAGAATTGGGGATAGATATGGTGATCTTTATTATAATTCTTCCAATCCTGTTGTAACTGATTTTGCCGATCTTGCTATAGATGAATCTAATACATTATATGCACTTGATAATGCTCATGGAAGAGTTTATGTCTACAGTGCACTAGGGGATTTACTTTTTATTGTTGGTGGAATTAGCAATCAAAAGGGTAATTCTCTTGATGCTGTTGCTATAGATATATGGAAAGGTAAGTTTTATGTTTTAGATGAAAGTAAAGGTATTATTACCGTTTATAAACCTACCGATTTTGGCGAATTGGTTTTTTATGCTAATTCATTTTATATGCAAGGTAAATATGCTGAATCAGCAAAACCTTGGCAAGAAGTATTAAAAAGGGATGCACATTTTGATCTTGCCTACATAGGTTTGGGAAATGCCTATATGAAAGAAGGAAAATTCAAAGAAGCAATGAAGTGCTTCAAAACAGCGTATTATGCTAAAGGATATTCAAAAGCATTAAAAGAATATAGAGCCGAATTTTTAAGGAAGAATTTTGCTTTTATTATGAATTTATTAATTATATTAATATTACTTTATTTTATTGTAAGAAAGGTTCTTAGATCCAAAAACATTTCTATAAAAGAGATTTTAGATGCTAAAATTAGACAAAATGAGGTTTTAAGAGATTTATTCTTTGTTTTCTATATAATGATTCATCCATTTGATGGATTCTGGGAATTAAAACGAGAAAGAAAAAAATCAGGGATTGCATCAGTTATTATTTTAATTTTGTTATGTATTGTTACAGTTTTCAAAGTTCAACTAACAAACTTTTTATATAACCCATTCAAACCAGAAAATATTAATATAGCATCACAGATTTTTTCAATAGTAGGGCCAATATGTGCATGGGTTGTTTTAAATTGGGCTGTAACTACACTTTTTGAAGGCAAAGGGACAATGAAAGATATATGGGTAACCACTGTTTATAGCTTATTCCCATTAGTATTATTCTATATTCCACAAATTTTCTTAAGCCATGTATTTACTTTAGAAGAATCAGCTTATTATTCCATAATTGGAACAGTAGGTGTTATATGGACACTGCTAATGATGTTTGCTGGCTTTATGACAATACATGACTATACACCAAGTAAAACAATAGGCACAGCAGCACTTTCAATTGTTGGAATCTTATTTGTTATGTTTATTGGTATGGTATTCTTTAATACAATACAACAATTTGGTAAATTTATTCAAACAAGCTATTTAGAACTAAAATATATGTTTCAATAG
- a CDS encoding DUF5696 domain-containing protein, whose amino-acid sequence MGKKIISLLISVTFIITTIFGNIIYVSAETLEGFKLMAKNSKYELYFESEYGGIAVKDITTGKTWRSYPEDFRTDFSKGFMKFNIPSHIVFEVSDKDGNTTVYNSYIMGIRNENYKIKSISNGFRIDYNFQEQGIKLSIEFTITQYGLTVRIPVDSIKETNKDISLNRIWLMPYFVSAKRGSNGYMFVPDGSGAIIDLKSYVSYDKGIDSMFYGYDYSIPFTEMLPRTEKLRMPVYGIKNNDTGVLAVIRQGDYYARLISEAGGSGSNYFRTYPIFTYRELYKYTLFEGQTKNNQSPGDITETLIAKNSPYHMKSDIIVDYYFLTGEKANYSGMAEAYRNYLLRNGLLKNYIKSNDIPLNLTLLGGIKKRTLVLGLPFMLVHPMTTYDQATEILKLLKKAGVEKINLRYKGFQEDGYISKITNGVEPEGKLGGAKGLKKLIEFSRANNVKLFLNAELIEIHEPGNGFNESRDGDRYLNNALIFLWQWCPIDKRKETGAAQWFLTLPSRVPYFANNFINDLAKKYNLDAVSFEHMGDYIYSQTKKGNVLLRDQVAKVWTNVFQNAKNKLGNLMLTGGNVYTFSTANMLVEVPLDISHYSIEKEAVPFYQMVIHGYIPYSGKPGNLRQIQKDEFLRMIEYGAIPYFELIYEDGSEMMKTNYKELYSATYKDWLSQAVNEYKVAKNAYKDIYNKKMIDHQKLKEGIYKTTYENGVSIIVNYNNSNFVYNGKTVKAKDFIVVK is encoded by the coding sequence ATGGGCAAAAAGATAATAAGTTTACTTATTTCAGTAACTTTTATTATAACAACTATTTTTGGCAACATTATTTATGTTTCAGCTGAAACATTAGAAGGGTTCAAATTAATGGCTAAAAATAGTAAATATGAATTGTATTTTGAATCTGAATATGGTGGAATTGCTGTTAAGGATATAACAACAGGGAAAACATGGAGATCATATCCTGAAGATTTTAGGACTGATTTTTCAAAAGGTTTTATGAAATTTAATATACCTTCACATATTGTTTTTGAAGTTTCGGACAAAGATGGAAACACAACAGTCTATAACTCATACATTATGGGCATTAGAAATGAAAACTACAAAATTAAATCAATAAGCAATGGATTCAGAATAGATTATAACTTTCAAGAACAAGGTATAAAGTTATCAATTGAATTTACAATAACACAATATGGTTTAACTGTTAGAATTCCTGTTGATTCAATTAAAGAAACAAATAAAGATATAAGTCTTAATAGAATTTGGTTGATGCCTTATTTTGTTTCAGCAAAAAGAGGATCTAATGGCTATATGTTTGTCCCTGATGGCAGTGGTGCAATAATTGATTTAAAAAGTTATGTTTCTTATGACAAAGGTATTGATTCTATGTTTTATGGCTATGATTATTCAATACCATTTACAGAAATGTTACCAAGAACAGAAAAGCTAAGAATGCCTGTATATGGCATCAAAAATAATGATACAGGTGTGTTAGCTGTAATCAGGCAAGGAGATTATTATGCAAGATTAATTTCTGAAGCTGGTGGAAGTGGATCTAATTATTTTAGAACTTATCCTATATTCACTTATAGAGAACTATATAAATATACTTTATTTGAAGGACAAACAAAAAATAATCAATCTCCGGGTGATATTACTGAAACATTAATTGCCAAAAATTCTCCATACCATATGAAAAGTGATATTATTGTTGATTATTATTTCTTAACCGGAGAAAAGGCTAATTATTCAGGTATGGCTGAAGCTTATAGAAATTATTTGCTAAGAAATGGGCTTTTAAAAAATTATATTAAAAGTAACGACATCCCTTTAAATTTAACATTATTAGGTGGTATCAAAAAAAGAACATTGGTTTTGGGACTTCCATTTATGCTTGTTCATCCAATGACAACATATGATCAAGCAACCGAAATATTGAAGCTGTTAAAAAAAGCTGGGGTAGAAAAGATTAATCTAAGATACAAGGGATTTCAGGAAGATGGATATATTTCAAAGATAACAAATGGGGTTGAACCAGAAGGTAAATTAGGTGGAGCTAAAGGTTTAAAGAAGCTTATAGAATTTTCAAGAGCAAACAATGTTAAACTCTTTTTAAATGCAGAATTAATTGAAATACATGAGCCAGGGAATGGATTCAATGAATCAAGAGATGGAGATAGATATCTTAATAATGCATTAATTTTCTTATGGCAATGGTGCCCTATTGATAAGAGAAAAGAGACAGGTGCTGCACAATGGTTTTTAACTTTACCATCAAGAGTACCATATTTTGCTAATAACTTTATAAATGACTTAGCTAAAAAATATAATCTTGATGCAGTTTCCTTTGAACATATGGGAGACTACATCTATTCTCAAACAAAGAAAGGAAATGTTTTATTAAGAGATCAAGTTGCTAAGGTTTGGACAAATGTATTCCAAAATGCTAAAAATAAGTTAGGCAATCTTATGCTAACAGGTGGGAATGTTTATACATTTTCGACAGCAAATATGCTTGTTGAGGTTCCATTAGATATAAGCCACTACAGCATCGAAAAAGAAGCTGTGCCATTTTATCAAATGGTAATACACGGATATATACCTTACAGCGGAAAGCCAGGGAACTTAAGACAAATACAAAAAGATGAATTCTTAAGAATGATTGAGTATGGAGCTATACCATATTTTGAATTAATATATGAAGATGGATCAGAAATGATGAAGACAAATTACAAAGAACTTTATAGTGCAACATATAAAGATTGGCTAAGTCAAGCAGTTAATGAATATAAAGTAGCTAAAAATGCTTATAAGGATATATACAATAAGAAGATGATTGACCATCAAAAGTTAAAGGAAGGGATTTATAAAACAACCTATGAAAATGGTGTAAGTATTATTGTAAACTACAATAATAGCAATTTCGTATATAATGGCAAAACAGTTAAAGCAAAAGACTTTATAGTTGTAAAGTAA